In Flavobacterium sp. WV_118_3, one DNA window encodes the following:
- the vgrG gene encoding type VI secretion system tip protein VgrG, translating to MNNSGYIQTAKTPDLVTFKVMSGGTELPVQYGVKSIVVEKEVNRIPHARIVILDGSAPDQDFKLSGENLLIPGKEIEITVGYHSKEETIFKGVVVKHNLKVKNGSTFLIVECKDKAVKMTLGRKSKYFYESKDSDIIEELIGNSGATADVETTAKTHKELVQYRASDWDFMVTRAQANGKLCFVDDGTIKVAKPKVSGEAVETVAFGSSVHEFDGEIDARDQFSTITASSWSYTDQEIVEAEAQDPGITLNGDLSPSDLADVFGIEDLQLRHGGKITQEELQDWSDAKATFQQLAKSRGTVTFQGIPKVKPGVLLKLEGLGKRFNGTIYVTGVRHEVTEGNWLATAQFGLTPTWFSETYDVSEMPGSGIMPAISGLHVGVVTQLESDPDGEDRILVQIPIINNEEEGIWCRVATLDAGENRGSFFRPEIEDEVIIGFINDDPNDAVVLGMLHSSAKPAPITATDDNHEKGFVTRSEMKMIFNDDKISYTLETPAGKKVILDEDADIIKIEDEHSNVLTFKSDGITMESAGDIKIKASGDVSIEGTNVKLKASAQFKAEGSSGSEVSSGAVTVIKGSQVKIN from the coding sequence AGAACTGCCCGTTCAATACGGCGTAAAAAGTATTGTGGTAGAAAAAGAAGTGAACAGGATTCCACATGCCCGCATTGTTATTTTAGATGGAAGTGCTCCGGATCAGGACTTTAAACTAAGTGGTGAAAATCTATTGATCCCGGGAAAGGAAATTGAAATTACGGTTGGATACCATTCCAAAGAGGAGACCATTTTTAAAGGGGTTGTGGTCAAACATAACTTAAAAGTTAAAAACGGATCGACGTTCCTGATTGTGGAGTGTAAAGACAAAGCAGTGAAGATGACTTTGGGGCGAAAAAGCAAGTATTTCTACGAAAGTAAAGACAGCGATATTATTGAAGAACTGATCGGAAATAGTGGCGCAACCGCAGATGTCGAAACGACTGCAAAAACGCATAAGGAATTGGTACAATACCGTGCTTCCGACTGGGATTTTATGGTAACCCGTGCACAGGCTAATGGAAAGCTTTGTTTTGTGGACGACGGTACCATTAAAGTAGCCAAACCAAAAGTGAGTGGCGAAGCAGTAGAAACCGTAGCCTTTGGTTCTTCTGTTCATGAATTTGACGGCGAAATCGATGCCAGAGATCAGTTTAGTACAATCACCGCTTCCTCATGGAGTTATACCGATCAGGAGATCGTAGAAGCAGAAGCGCAGGATCCTGGAATTACACTCAATGGTGATCTTTCGCCAAGTGATCTGGCTGATGTTTTCGGAATCGAAGACCTGCAATTGCGACACGGAGGTAAGATCACTCAGGAAGAACTACAAGACTGGAGCGATGCCAAAGCGACTTTTCAGCAATTGGCAAAATCACGCGGAACGGTAACATTTCAAGGGATTCCGAAAGTAAAGCCAGGGGTCTTATTAAAATTAGAAGGTTTAGGAAAACGATTCAACGGTACCATTTATGTCACAGGTGTACGCCATGAAGTTACAGAAGGAAACTGGTTGGCAACAGCACAATTTGGATTAACTCCAACATGGTTTTCAGAAACCTATGATGTGAGCGAAATGCCGGGATCCGGAATTATGCCAGCCATTAGCGGTTTGCATGTTGGCGTAGTAACACAATTGGAATCGGATCCGGATGGAGAAGATCGAATTCTGGTACAAATACCAATTATTAACAATGAAGAAGAAGGAATCTGGTGTCGTGTAGCAACACTTGATGCCGGAGAAAACAGAGGTTCCTTTTTCAGACCGGAAATTGAAGATGAGGTTATTATCGGTTTTATAAACGACGATCCAAACGATGCCGTAGTTCTGGGAATGTTGCACAGTAGTGCCAAACCAGCACCGATAACAGCAACCGATGACAATCATGAAAAAGGATTTGTGACCCGAAGTGAAATGAAAATGATTTTCAATGATGACAAAATTTCCTATACACTCGAGACACCGGCTGGTAAGAAAGTGATTTTAGATGAAGATGCCGACATTATAAAAATTGAAGATGAACATTCGAACGTACTCACTTTTAAAAGTGATGGTATTACGATGGAAAGTGCAGGAGATATTAAAATTAAAGCCTCCGGAGATGTAAGTATCGAAGGAACCAATGTAAAACTGAAAGCCAGTGCACAGTTTAAAGCCGAAGGAAGTTCCGGTTCGGAAGTATCCTCAGGAGCGGTAACCGTAATCAAAGGATCGCAGGTAAAAATCAACTAA
- a CDS encoding PAAR domain-containing protein, translating to MKPAARITDMHTCPMVTGNVPHVGGPILPAGEPTVLIGGMPAARVGDKAICSGPPDTIAAGSSTVLIGGKPAARQGDTTAHGGVISAGMPTVLIGG from the coding sequence ATGAAACCAGCAGCACGAATCACAGATATGCATACCTGCCCGATGGTCACTGGAAATGTACCTCATGTAGGTGGACCTATATTGCCGGCCGGTGAACCGACAGTATTAATTGGCGGAATGCCCGCAGCAAGAGTAGGCGACAAAGCAATCTGTAGTGGTCCACCCGATACCATAGCGGCCGGATCATCGACCGTTTTAATAGGCGGGAAACCGGCAGCACGACAAGGCGATACCACTGCACATGGAGGTGTCATATCGGCCGGTATGCCCACCGTATTAATTGGTGGATAG
- a CDS encoding GPW/gp25 family protein produces the protein MKINTDFLGIGWSFPPEFNKAEGGVTMTTDVEDINNSLLILLSTRPGERVMFPNYGCDLQEMLFKPLELTLITQMKGIIERAILYHEPRINIISIEIDTTEELEGQVLIHIDYEVRNTNTRSNVVFPFYKGEATAI, from the coding sequence ATGAAAATAAATACAGATTTTTTAGGAATAGGTTGGAGTTTTCCGCCTGAGTTTAATAAAGCAGAAGGAGGCGTGACCATGACTACTGATGTTGAAGATATCAATAACAGTTTACTAATCCTTTTGTCTACGCGACCAGGAGAACGGGTCATGTTTCCAAACTATGGTTGTGATTTACAGGAAATGCTTTTTAAGCCCCTGGAACTAACACTAATCACACAAATGAAAGGGATTATTGAACGCGCCATTTTGTACCATGAACCCCGAATCAATATTATCAGTATTGAAATTGATACTACAGAAGAACTGGAAGGACAGGTGTTGATACATATCGATTATGAAGTGAGAAATACCAATACGAGAAGCAATGTTGTTTTTCCTTTCTATAAAGGAGAAGCTACCGCAATCTAA
- a CDS encoding baseplate J/gp47 family protein, translating into MKKIDTFSHYRDGKSQMQRFLTELDPSNLELHDFDLFDWLLFANNFATHVNYFDKNDATTPNGTWEGFFLGADDYSIPRRESVAYKSLKKEVTELVAQFEKDGSLTPHMTLFICFIKLMDFSKKALNNLTKRHLDFYYNEILQIEKQDAKADKVYVIFELAKKAIQERVPEGTLLDAKKDATGKKRVFKTEKELIASQAKVVELKSFLNDKTKKELKIARAVNTLDGIAEKLPETSNYWWPFGYNSNESKPDKSDFKELENAKLGFSIASSLLNLKEGERTVTVTISFRDNGTSKLAALRLDEIENNIKLFYSGEKEWVSGSAIRCTVNDAKSLVLTFTLTKNFPAVVGYNKEVLGGTFLTDFAIARFMIEGNRYYDLYEALAEKEIENVVIAVDVKGVKSILVENDSSALNPEKDYFPFTGQPVTGSNFYIKYPEMFAKKWDKASITINWKNTPESIRDLYQGYTIKPNVVVSKNSFSAAKTKSSVVVQDDHFKANVFLLEKEGWAIKGTDIHLYQKTETGYQTNFTIQNSGSVAGTSESIRLTLKQSALQDVYPKLYTLALTSGETNILIPNEPYIPVTENVELNYSASESAYTGRTTLVKNVKALNILDTVATNRSVLAKNVKSLNLDSVAVKPNILVNSVKSAKNKEVTLFYEDAFGQFEKEMAAPSIVPVHEVGGELFICLDAKPSETVSLLIQALEGSENTLADTFEENENIQWDILSKNTWRTLRNDILTNETKRFLESGIVKFKIPKDIDINTTLFEKKGIWIRAKTKRSYDAVCKIQGIYTQAVLATFQNQDNDLTHLDHGLEAGTIAKLITRVPQIKSVSQPYNSFDGKYKESDAAFYRRVSERLRHKNRAITQWDYEQLVLQEFPDVFMVKCLNHTSEKSFMAPGHVTLVVIPNTKNKNAFDSYQPRVSRASLNKIQNYVNGLNSMHVQTHVINPNYQEATVKIEARFHNEFDEAFYSKQLDEDIKKFISPWAFGDSDVVSFNMKLNVNQLINYLEQLYYVDYIDSIQVTVNGEIQTKYLIEVDPKSILVSAKQHEVAIAKQVCI; encoded by the coding sequence ATGAAAAAAATAGATACATTTTCGCATTATCGTGACGGAAAATCACAAATGCAACGCTTTTTAACAGAACTTGATCCCAGTAATCTTGAATTGCACGATTTCGATTTGTTTGATTGGCTACTCTTTGCTAACAATTTTGCCACTCATGTAAATTATTTTGATAAAAATGATGCAACAACACCTAACGGAACCTGGGAAGGCTTTTTTTTAGGTGCCGATGATTATTCCATTCCGCGTAGGGAAAGTGTTGCTTACAAAAGCCTGAAAAAAGAGGTTACAGAACTTGTCGCTCAATTTGAGAAAGATGGAAGTCTTACGCCTCACATGACGTTATTTATCTGCTTTATTAAGTTGATGGATTTTTCGAAAAAGGCACTTAATAATCTTACCAAAAGACATTTGGATTTCTATTACAATGAAATTCTTCAGATCGAAAAACAAGATGCTAAAGCGGATAAAGTTTATGTGATTTTCGAATTAGCCAAAAAAGCAATCCAGGAAAGAGTGCCGGAAGGGACCTTGCTCGATGCTAAAAAAGATGCAACAGGTAAAAAACGTGTTTTTAAGACCGAAAAAGAACTTATTGCCAGTCAGGCAAAAGTGGTAGAACTTAAAAGCTTTTTAAACGATAAAACAAAAAAAGAACTAAAAATAGCCCGTGCGGTTAATACTTTAGACGGAATCGCCGAAAAACTACCGGAAACCAGTAATTATTGGTGGCCTTTTGGATACAATTCGAACGAATCCAAACCGGATAAATCGGACTTTAAAGAACTTGAAAATGCCAAACTGGGTTTTTCAATCGCTTCCTCATTGCTAAATTTAAAAGAAGGAGAACGTACCGTAACCGTTACGATTAGCTTTCGAGACAACGGAACCTCAAAATTAGCAGCTTTACGACTTGATGAAATTGAAAACAATATCAAATTGTTTTATAGTGGTGAAAAAGAATGGGTATCCGGTAGTGCAATAAGATGTACTGTAAACGACGCTAAAAGTTTAGTGTTAACCTTTACGCTAACGAAAAATTTTCCGGCCGTGGTGGGCTATAATAAAGAAGTGCTGGGCGGAACATTCCTGACCGATTTTGCCATTGCGCGATTTATGATCGAAGGAAACAGGTATTATGACCTTTATGAGGCACTGGCTGAAAAAGAAATCGAAAACGTAGTTATTGCCGTTGATGTAAAAGGAGTGAAATCCATTTTGGTTGAAAACGACAGTAGTGCGCTAAATCCGGAAAAAGATTATTTCCCATTTACCGGACAACCGGTAACAGGATCTAATTTTTACATTAAGTATCCGGAGATGTTTGCTAAAAAATGGGATAAAGCATCGATTACAATCAATTGGAAAAATACGCCGGAATCGATAAGAGATCTTTATCAGGGCTATACGATTAAGCCCAATGTTGTGGTTTCGAAAAATTCGTTTAGCGCTGCTAAAACGAAGAGTTCCGTTGTGGTTCAAGATGATCATTTTAAAGCGAATGTATTTCTTCTAGAAAAAGAAGGATGGGCTATAAAAGGAACAGACATCCATTTGTACCAAAAAACGGAAACCGGGTATCAAACGAATTTTACGATCCAAAACTCAGGTTCAGTTGCGGGTACTTCTGAATCGATCCGATTAACCTTAAAACAATCGGCGTTACAGGATGTGTATCCAAAATTATATACACTGGCATTAACCAGCGGTGAGACTAATATTCTGATCCCGAATGAACCATATATCCCGGTAACCGAAAATGTCGAGTTGAACTATTCGGCTTCAGAAAGCGCTTATACGGGCCGAACTACTTTGGTAAAGAATGTAAAAGCATTAAACATACTCGACACCGTTGCCACGAACCGAAGTGTTCTGGCAAAGAATGTAAAATCATTAAACCTGGATAGCGTTGCTGTAAAGCCAAACATTCTGGTAAACAGTGTGAAATCGGCAAAAAACAAAGAAGTAACCTTGTTTTATGAAGATGCATTTGGTCAGTTCGAAAAAGAAATGGCTGCACCTAGTATTGTGCCGGTTCACGAAGTTGGAGGCGAATTATTCATTTGCTTAGATGCCAAACCAAGTGAAACGGTATCGCTGTTAATCCAGGCTTTGGAAGGAAGTGAAAACACCTTGGCCGATACCTTCGAAGAGAATGAAAATATTCAATGGGATATTCTTTCTAAGAATACATGGAGAACCCTTAGAAATGATATCCTGACTAACGAGACGAAACGATTCCTGGAATCTGGAATTGTGAAATTTAAGATTCCGAAGGATATTGATATAAACACAACCTTATTTGAGAAAAAAGGAATATGGATCCGAGCGAAAACAAAACGAAGCTATGACGCCGTATGTAAAATTCAGGGAATTTATACACAAGCGGTTCTGGCTACTTTTCAGAATCAGGATAACGATTTGACACACCTGGATCACGGATTGGAAGCCGGTACGATTGCAAAACTAATTACAAGAGTACCGCAGATCAAATCGGTGAGTCAGCCTTATAATTCTTTCGACGGAAAATATAAAGAAAGCGACGCGGCTTTTTACAGACGTGTTAGTGAACGATTACGTCACAAAAACAGAGCGATTACACAATGGGATTATGAGCAACTTGTTTTGCAGGAATTTCCAGATGTTTTTATGGTGAAATGTTTGAACCATACCTCCGAAAAATCATTTATGGCTCCTGGTCATGTGACCCTGGTTGTGATTCCGAATACAAAAAATAAAAATGCATTCGATAGCTACCAGCCACGAGTAAGTCGGGCCAGCTTGAATAAAATTCAAAACTATGTTAACGGATTAAATTCAATGCATGTGCAGACGCATGTTATCAATCCAAATTATCAGGAAGCCACTGTGAAAATTGAAGCAAGATTCCATAATGAATTTGATGAAGCTTTCTATAGCAAACAATTGGACGAAGATATTAAAAAATTTATATCGCCTTGGGCGTTTGGAGATTCTGATGTTGTTTCGTTTAATATGAAACTTAATGTAAATCAGTTGATTAATTATTTGGAGCAACTTTATTATGTTGACTATATCGACAGTATACAGGTAACGGTTAATGGTGAAATACAGACAAAATATTTAATTGAAGTAGATCCGAAATCCATATTAGTATCCGCAAAACAACATGAAGTGGCTATTGCTAAACAGGTATGTATTTAA